The segment GACAGCCGAGTTGTAACCGCTAAAAGGAACCTGTGTGTCTGTGACCAAGATCACGTACAGCTTCACCAAAGTTACGTTACACCAGGCGGATGAACTTGCGTTGCATCATTCCCCGCAGCACCTATGTCGACGTTCCAGCGCATGATTCAACATTGCAGTGAACCGCAGCAACGTGAGGCAATGCTATCGCATCTTTCAGGAAATCCGCGATAGCTAAGGCGAAATACACGTGTCAATGATGTAGCTATCGCTGGCACGTTATCCTTGGTAGGTATCTTTTGATAAAGAAAATCGTCTTACCTTTATATTGATATATTCTGCAGGATATGAGCACTTGTAGATTTCTGGTGATTTAGTTCTAGCGGTACACCCGCACGGTCGTAAACACCGCCTACAGACACATGGCGCTCTCTACGTTCGACggtaaaaatattaacaaaagcCGGCTGCGAATTGCGTCAGTCTAAGAGTGAAGTTCCTTATTATAAGACGTATCAATTGTTTCCTTAACAAACACCGCTCATCAAGCCACGCAAAGTTTATTTCTAGCTTCGTAAAAACGTGCTAATTATTTATCGCGTCTGAAGCGAGCGCGGTTAATCATTTAATACCGATCCATCGACTTTGATCCATCCGCGGAGATATGTTAAACCGAATCAAACTCATCTCCACAAAAACTGCTTGCTGTACTCGGAGTTACGATTGTTTAAACATGAAATTTAAAAGGAGAAAATTGTTGGTCAACGAGTAAGTACAACTAACAACGCGTTAACTCGTCGTTACAGAAAGTACGGTAGTATATTTTAATCTTATCTTCGAATGGGGCGTCGATCCGCCAGAACGAAGCAGATAAAGTCGCGAAAGCATGGAAAATAGGTGCATAAAAATCGACGCGTTGGTAACTTTAGTTTCTACGAACCGTTCAAGGATTGTCCTCGAATCGAAGCCTGCCATGCCGGCAGGCTCCAAATTTAACCGCGCCATTCGatggaaataaaatatacccccGTGAATACAGGGCATTCCCCTCGCGGTAGTATTTTTAGTCCCCCCCGTGAACGAAACACATCCCGTAGGCTGATTTTTATTGCTAGACAGTGGGGGATCGAGAAGAAAGTATACCGGTTGGATCGATGAACGGGCCTCGCAGGAGAGAGCGCGCGTTGCGTCACGCGACGCGTGCGCAGCGCCGCTCTCGTTTCCGAAAACTGCGACCTCGCGGATGCGCTCTCGAGTACTCGCGCCTCGTTACCTCTGGATTCGAAGTAACGTTCACGAGACACGTGGTTAGTCGCCGCGAGCCGCTCCCCCCACCGTGGAAATTCGTGGGGAAGCCGTCCGCGAATTTAGGTTCGCGCGTTGCTCGGCAGCGCACCCCGGTTTCGTCATCGCGATCGCGCCGAGCCCATGGGAGGTATAAAAGTGGGGGACAAGGTCACCTTAGCAGACAGAAGTCTCTGAGCTGTCAGACGAGTCGGAAGTGCGCGCATCTAGTGCACCGGCAATTGTGTTCGGTGTTCGGTTAGTGTTTTGTTTTAGCCGTCGATTGAAAATCATACGAGGTTAGTAGGCACAGATATTTGTGGGTTGTGCTCGTCGCTCGTACTGCGCGTCGAAGTGTACTCTTTTACGATGCTTTATGCACGAGGAGCGAAGATTTTTGTAAGATGCGGCTTCCGAGAAATAGCGCAGTGCGCACCGTTACGAGCGGAATGCACCGAGTCAGCGTTTACTCCCTTTCCTAGAAATAAGCTCGACGCGTAATAACGTTGCACGCGGGTTAATTGACTAGATATTATTTTCGATTGGTCGGTCGCCACGCGTCGCGAGTCATCCGCGGGAGACAAATACGATAGCGAAGTTATTTACTTGTAGCACTTTAATCTGCATCGACGGCGAGCTTGCAGTCAACGTAACCTCCATTTCTATGCGGCTTGGTGAAAGTACCGGTATAGTCGTAGCACGTGCTAGTCATACAGGTAGTGGCATCTCGTGGGCTACGCGTTACTCACGTCCCGTTATCAGCAGCTCATTCACGTAAAGTAGAAATTGTCAACAAAGCGGTGATAAGTTGACGGCACAGGAAGAATGTGTACTTCTGTGTTACTCGGCTTTTGTAAAATTGCCGAGGGAACTTTTTATCTTCCAATTCTGCGGAATAGACAAGGGGGAAGAAAATGTAGAATCGAGGGGTGCAACGTTATATTCGCTCATGCCCGCGAGTAACGTAGGCACGCACGATTTCTGCGACCTCTTTGCCCTTGAAGGACAAGAGAACCTTGGTGGAAGCTTTCGTGAAATGGAATACAATTTctgttttcaggaaaatgacTTCTTTGAAGGATAAGCTATTGTGCACGGTGGTAGAACCGGTTTGCAGCGGTCGAAGCAAGGTCACCGTGGTCGGCGTTGGCCAAGTCGGGATGGCTTGTGCCTTCAGTGTCTTGGCAAACGTAAGAGCAATGCAGTTACAGAAGTATGTACAGTAGAACCTCCATTATTCGAGTAATATCAATTTTAAAGTATCTTTGTATACAGAAATATTACGTGTGTTACAGCGACAAAGCACTACGCTGCTGtcttaattcgaaagggcgtgtCTGGTTAATAGGTGGCTCTGAGATAAATGGCttttaatattttgtgctaTGCCAgaggtattttatttaaattggattagtttaaatattaaatttggataaagaggtatctaaatatttctgACAGACCCGTAGAAAAGACTGAAGAATTGACTGTAGTTACGCattttattactaatattttgcaattactgctattttattattttcacatACGTCCAAAATATAAACTGTTTATCTTTAGTTTCAATGCAGATATGGCTTTCTTGTTTAATATACGTATAGATAAACTATTTTTGTGCTACTCGGCTGCAATAATTCAATTTaagcgaaagttgcagatacgCCCCTTTAAATTAAGGGAggtcactcaggtgaaaatgaagtACCAGTtgttttacagataaaaatttgaaaatatgtatttaaatattttttaggctGAACTGAATTATGTAAGAATTAATTTGGTGACCAAATTTgtgtgcaaaatttaaaaaagagtttcaaagaaattattaatTGGTGAAAGCTTTTGCGATTGCAGCTTGAACAAGATATATTGATGGAAAAATGTGCTTTGAGCACTTAGGCCATATCATGCTGTGCAAACTTTCATTAGAAATCTGCGTAAGTGCTGTGTAACCATTATAAACTGGTAGTATTTTATCGAGAAATTTTTCTCTTATAACTGTTCCTATGTTCTTATCATGAAACACAGCACATGGCGTAAGTGCCCAAAGGACATTGTTCCATCAATATATGTTGTTCAAGCTGCAGTCGCAAAAGCTCTCAACGAGTAATAATTTTCTCGAttctttgttttaaattctgaaaACTTTGTCACTATATTAACTCTTATATACTTCAATTCagcctgaaaaaaaaatatttaagtacagattttcaaatttttatctgtaaaacaactggtagttcattttcacctgagtgacccCCCTGCAGGTGGTTTTGCGGGTTTGACGCCTAAAAATGATACAatgtttaggaatttttttctaaataactaTACAAGATATCTTGACGAAACTTTCTGCATTTTATTGTTCTATGTTTACACTATAATTTCCCATTTTTATCTcgtcataaaaataaattataatgtttctCTTGAGGGAAGAGGTAAAAAAACCTAACTTGGCGCGTGCTTGAATAAAAAATCCCGATTTTCACCTACTTTTAACACCTACTTTCTTCAATTAACAAAACAATCGATAGGGTAAATCCTGCAGACGCGATCGGGCCGGAGAGTcggtcgagtcgctatattcagactctacatctgtgtacagtaaatcctcgttaccagcccgacgaacggTGCTGACGGCGAGctgctaacgcgttgtggacactattccgcgctgCCAATGGCGGGAGTGAGtcaactctttcgtttcctctcgctcgctcattgggttttctcagtCTGTcggaaggattccaagaaatggtggggatagttgcCGAGCTCCTAACGCATAGTAGAAACGAGCTgctaacgaggatttactgtatatgcaaaagtgtgtaaaggttcagaacaattaattctctagCAATCAACTGTTTCAACCAActctctccggcccgaccgcgtctcccggatttaccctaagtACGAAGTATATGTGCAGGAAATTGTAACTGAACATTCTTAAGATGTTATAGTGTCGACTTAtacttaaaaaagattttttgaagcCTCAAACCCACAAACACCCCATAACACTGCAGTACAACGGAAGAACATTCGTGTAACGGAGGTTGAAACTAAACAAACTCTACTGAAACACTGAATACATTCGCAAACACTATTCGCATCTCTTTCGCCATTTCAGCACGTCTCCAACGACGTGGTGCTGATCGACGTGATGGCGGACAAGATGAAAGGGGAGATGATGGATCTGCAACACGGTAGCTCGTTCCTGAGGAACGCACAGATCAACTCTAGCTCGGATTACGCGGCCACAGCGAACTCTAGCCTTTGCATCGTGACTGCTGGTGCTCGCCAGAAGGAGGGCGAAACCAGGCTGGACCTCGTTCAACGGAACACAGACATCTTCAAGGCCATTATTCCGGAGCTTGTGAAATATAGCCCGGAGACGATCCTCCTGATAGTCTCGAACCCGGTCGACATTATCAGCTACGTGGCGTGGAAGCTGTCAGGCCTGCCGCAGAATCGGGTGATAGGAAGCGGGACAGAATTGGACTCGGCCCGATTCCGGTTCCTCTTGTCGCAGAAGCTGAACATCGCGCCCACATCCTGCCACGGTTGGATTATCGGGGAACACGGCGATTCCAGTGGTGCGTCACAATGCTGTTCCCGGAACTATGTAGATTATCTATGACACCCAGCTGATTGCTAACTGTTATCTGCGATAAGGCCAGTTGAAGAATTTCAACTTGGCCCCCGGTTATCGCCAGATACAGACACGATCAGGGTCCTGATTAAATTTATTTCGAGAccaatatttcaatttcaaaggTAGATCTTGATCAACCTAACGACGCATTTATTTACAGTGCCGGTATGGTCGGGAGTGAACGTGGCTGGTGTAAGGTTGCGCGATCTGAACGAAAACGTTGGAACCGAGGACGACCCGGAGAACTGGAGCAATGTGCACAAGGACGTTGTGTCGAGTGCATACGAAGTAATCAGACTGAAAGGTTACACGTCGTGGGCTATCGGTTTGGCTGCTTCGACCATTGCCTCGGCTATATTGCGAAATTCCAACGAGATTCACGCTGTCTCCACCTTGGTTAAAGTAAGTCGATAATTCCTGTGTGTCTAGGGACTGATCGGAGGGCAATGTTCAATCAGTGGGAGCTGTTATCATCTGGAACCGCTTAGAAATCTATCACTTGGCTTCGTTTACGATTCCACTGTTTCTTTATCATCGACTATACACTTGTAGTAGAGACACAAGTCATAGAATCAGCCAGATGCTGTCGCAGCGTCCCTACTTTAGGACTCCGTGCATTCGTCAATGAGACTAACGAACCAGAATTGACAGAAGGATAGTCGTGATACTCCTTACGACCCTAGTCGTGCGCACGTGTTTGTTTTCCCACGTTTTTTCAAGGTGTTGATGTGTTTACATGAACACCTGGCTCAGCTGACCCAGTTCTCCTATTTCGTCCATTGCGCATGTAGATCGAGCGCAACAGAAATAAGGGAGTGGATCGAACCGGTCGagcgttaaggggactaggcagtcagatcgctcgaaaatcaagtattttttgcgaattaattacaaggagatgaatacaaactgtgactagtacttttgggtaatgtttgttaatactataaacagtaaaaaaaaatattttaataatatatacatatgtatgacagcgctacggttgcctgatatataggtgtttctttctggagccgctgtagttttgcagtgattctggctgtaagaaattgaattgtgaaatatcctctgaaattgatgctttgccctgaacctattgaaaaagaaaaaaaaaacaaaattataaaattggcGGCTTTAatacggcaaattttaaagaaacttgatttttcaccagggaaaagagccattttatttttttttgtcaaagcaGAAGTTTTCGCAGAGTTACaagtaggttcaggtcgtaagtagacatgtttcacatatgctgaatttttttcaaatcgacttgtacctccgttttttcgcaatcactgcaaaacgaagaggaaatatgatttcgagaaaaacgcgtgtaaagtttcgaaagaggaattagtagaatataataatagaaagagtaaaatccttaattttgcgaattttaacataaaccaaacggcattttactcgggaagggtggtactttcgaaaaatacaacaaaaaatcgagcttctgactgtctagtccccttaaacacGCTTCGAGCGTCGGGGAAAGGACGTTGAAAAAACGTGGGAATCCGAGGGGCCAAGATTCAGGTGAGGTCGTAAGGTGTGCGTAACTCGCGTCGCATTCTGTTTCCATTGGTCCCATTGAATAGTGCATGACACTGCGCAAGCGGTTCTCAGTCCGTGCAGCTATTTACATATGTAACTACTGATTTTAGAACCGTGTCCCTGTCAAGTATACCACCAAAGCTATTTAACTGTTGAATTTAGGACTTCACTGTGCCCTTACCAAGTTCTCATTTGCTATTTAAGGCAAAGTGATACAATTTAATGGTGTTTAGCAACTGCAGACTCTTTGGTCCTGCCCCCCCCCATTGATTTAGCACTGTTTTCTCTGCCGATTACCGTACTGGCATCGACTTGCTGACAATCGAAGCCGTTCGTAATCGCAGAAGAACCGTTTTGTTCCTAACTGTACCGTGAATTGAGCAGAGCTGCCTCGAGACCTTTAGCATTCCCGCGCTAGACGTCAACGGGCAGCGTCACTGTTTCCTGTTTATTTATCATTAGACCATTCAGCGCAAAGAGCAAATGTCGAAGTTAACGGTGATGATTTGCAGGGTTATCACGGGATCAAGGAAGAAGTGTTCCTGTCCTTGCCTTGCACCTTGGGCGAAGGAGGCATCACGTACGTCGTTCGGCAGAGACTGACAGAAACCGAGGTGGATCTTCTGCAGAAATCGGCCACCGTTATGTACGAAACTCAAAAGGGCTTAAAATTCTAGCTACCTCGTCTCTCTTTATTGCACGTTAAATCAATTATTTCGCATTGATAAATGACTGTCATTTATCGCGCGGCGGAggacaaatttattttttgcgcCGTGTGTATGTATCGTTTCACTTTACTTTTTGTTACTCATTTTTCTATCATGGATACTTAAAAACTTAGATATTTAAAGCTTATTTAAATCGTCAAATGTGTCCAGCGTTCTCCTACGGGTCATGCTGCCTTGCACACCATGTACCCTGGTGCTGTCGCGTGTGTATGTGTGTTCGTGTGTGTTGCGTAACCGTCAAGTATTACCGCCGCGTactattgttgaaaaattttacATGTACGGCGAAATGCATCGCTTCCCGATGACTCTGTGTATAAGTATTCTAGTACCACCTATGTACGCGACTGTTGTTAAACACGGAAGAAGCTACTTAACTACTAAATCAAAGTACAAAAGGGGGATGTACGCGAATGATTGCGAATCAGTCAGAAGCCTATGTTATTCATTCAATTATCCATTAACGTGCTAACTATTTTCAAGCTAGTCACGCCGACTGATTTACATATAATTCCCGTACGATCATCCTACaccagggctgcacagggtgttcttttcagcgcctagcggcgagcaaccggccgtgtgtcgagctgtcccgttgctaagggtagaatcagtgaggagaactgttttcgccttagagcatatatacatggaggtctcattgagagcccgaaactgtcgccaacatcgtgcgagaaagaaagagatactttctcggtggagcgagcgagagaggtagaacgagggactcccaatcgctcgcaatgcgcatgcgccggtgaacacctctcactcgcaccagctcgcacatgtatctctctctcgcgtgatgttggcgacagtttcgaggacaggaGACAAGGCAATGAGACATCCagtagtatatgctctaaggttttcgtaaagaacgcgagtggctgatttcaagtcgtttggattcgcACCTATGCTaatgcagttctcctcactgattctacccttagcaaaGCGACAGCTCGATATACCgctggttgctcgccgctaggcgctgaaaacagcACCCTCTGCAGCCCTGTCCTACACGAAGCACAATGAACCAACGTTTCCTATTACTAAAGTTGTTCTAAATACGACCTCTCTTGTATGTTTACAGaactattttaataaattaacgtTACGCCTACTCGAGCTACCCTGTCATTTACCCCGTTCGGTAGATTAAGCAGCAAGTTAAATTGCGAATCAATTTCTGAAACGTGGTAAGAGTACGATCACGCACGGTTTGAAGGGGAATAG is part of the Andrena cerasifolii isolate SP2316 chromosome 1, iyAndCera1_principal, whole genome shotgun sequence genome and harbors:
- the LOC143373887 gene encoding L-lactate dehydrogenase isoform X2, which codes for MTSLKDKLLCTVVEPVCSGRSKVTVVGVGQVGMACAFSVLANHVSNDVVLIDVMADKMKGEMMDLQHGSSFLRNAQINSSSDYAATANSSLCIVTAGARQKEGETRLDLVQRNTDIFKAIIPELVKYSPETILLIVSNPVDIISYVAWKLSGLPQNRVIGSGTELDSARFRFLLSQKLNIAPTSCHGWIIGEHGDSSVPVWSGVNVAGVRLRDLNENVGTEDDPENWSNVHKDVVSSAYEVIRLKGYTSWAIGLAASTIASAILRNSNEIHAVSTLVKGYHGIKEEVFLSLPCTLGEGGITYVVRQRLTETEVDLLQKSATVMYETQKGLKF
- the LOC143373887 gene encoding L-lactate dehydrogenase isoform X1, which translates into the protein MLNRIKLISTKTACCTRSYDCLNMKFKRRKLLVNEKMTSLKDKLLCTVVEPVCSGRSKVTVVGVGQVGMACAFSVLANHVSNDVVLIDVMADKMKGEMMDLQHGSSFLRNAQINSSSDYAATANSSLCIVTAGARQKEGETRLDLVQRNTDIFKAIIPELVKYSPETILLIVSNPVDIISYVAWKLSGLPQNRVIGSGTELDSARFRFLLSQKLNIAPTSCHGWIIGEHGDSSVPVWSGVNVAGVRLRDLNENVGTEDDPENWSNVHKDVVSSAYEVIRLKGYTSWAIGLAASTIASAILRNSNEIHAVSTLVKGYHGIKEEVFLSLPCTLGEGGITYVVRQRLTETEVDLLQKSATVMYETQKGLKF